One genomic window of Anaerofustis stercorihominis DSM 17244 includes the following:
- a CDS encoding HAD-IIB family hydrolase, translating to MVKLLALDLDKTLIRDNNTISDTDKKAIQKCIDRGIIVSIISGRNDASIKPIAQELKIIKNKHIGVNGALLLDFINGHEELITIDNDIYDYLVEKFSEDDRDFMPLNREGYFYKNEGHLLDDVRTWIDDEGLIKGDLASLKDCYRISVHFEDKEDLEYLKSYLPKSIYGTVDRNVYDIRPTKVNKFTGLEALMKHYDINKNEVATIGDQASDIELLENTKYSFAVQNADEFTKKAANYVLKKTNNENAVAEMINEYLLK from the coding sequence ATGGTAAAATTACTCGCACTTGATCTTGATAAAACACTTATAAGAGATAATAATACTATATCCGATACAGATAAAAAAGCGATCCAAAAATGTATTGACAGAGGAATAATAGTGAGTATCATATCGGGACGAAACGATGCATCTATAAAACCCATCGCTCAAGAGCTAAAAATCATTAAAAACAAGCATATAGGTGTAAACGGAGCCTTACTCCTCGATTTCATAAACGGACATGAAGAGCTTATTACTATAGATAATGATATATACGATTATTTAGTAGAAAAATTCAGCGAAGATGACAGAGATTTTATGCCTCTAAACAGAGAGGGGTATTTTTATAAAAATGAAGGTCATCTCCTTGATGATGTACGAACTTGGATAGATGATGAAGGACTTATAAAGGGAGATTTGGCTTCCCTTAAAGACTGCTATAGGATATCGGTTCATTTTGAGGATAAAGAGGATCTTGAATATTTAAAAAGCTATTTACCAAAAAGCATTTACGGAACGGTCGATAGAAACGTATACGATATAAGACCGACGAAAGTAAATAAATTTACCGGTCTTGAAGCACTAATGAAACACTATGATATCAATAAAAATGAAGTGGCTACCATAGGGGATCAGGCAAGTGATATAGAGCTTCTTGAAAATACAAAATATTCTTTTGCGGTACAAAATGCAGATGAATTCACAAAGAAAGCAGCTAATTATGTACTTAAAAAGACTAACAATGAAAATGCGGTAGCGGAAATGATAAATGAATACTTATTAAAATAA